CCATCGCGTCCTGCGTGTCATCTTCAAGGCCTATATCCTCGCCGCGATCGGCACATCATTGCTCGGTATCCTTGGTTATTTCGATGCCTTTCCCGGAGCAGAACTGTTCACGCGCTATGGCCGTGCAATGGGTGCTTTCCAGGACCCGAATGTTTTCGGTCCTTTTCTCATGCTGCCACTCGCCTGGCTGGTGCATGGCGTCCTGGTAGGCAACCTTCGAGCACTGCCGTTGCGCCTGATCCCGATCCTCATCCTGACGCTTGGCATCTTCCTGTCTTTCTCCCGTGCGGCCTGGGGAATGGCCGCACTGATCATTGCCGGCCTGGCATTGCTTCTGTTCATCAGAAACCCCGATCCGCTGTTCCGGATGAGGATCACCCTGCTTGCGGGCCTGGCTGTCGTGTTTGTCCTGCTCGCTGTGGTCGTCGCGCTGCAAATCCCGAGCGTTGCCGACCTTTTCACGGCGCGAGCGCAGCTGGTGCAAGATTATGACAATGCGCAATTCGGACGCTTTGCCCGTCACTGGTACGGGATGCTCATGTCGATCGATCATCCCCTCGGCATAGGCCCGCTGGAGTTTGGTCCGATCTTCGGCGAGGATACGCATAATATCTGGCTGAAGGCGGCGCTGGACTATGGCTGGATCGGATTTATCAGCTATCTGACGCTCACCATGCTGACACTGGGCCTCGGCCTGCGCATCCTGTTTCGCGAGCGTCCCTGGCAACCCTTTCTGCTCTGCGCCTATCTTGTTTATGTAGCGCATGTAGCCATCGGTAATATCATCGACACCGACCATTGGCGGCA
This is a stretch of genomic DNA from Phyllobacterium zundukense. It encodes these proteins:
- a CDS encoding O-antigen ligase family protein — protein: MSAAIDQNRQTGVDNAAKNRALIRLISTFAVGFGVFLSGFVIDEPAPYELYMAGLIAVWALFGLRLSRTVAALLAILVVFNLGGLVSLAQMPDLKAAPMYIAVSLFLGFTAVFFAAIIDADHRVLRVIFKAYILAAIGTSLLGILGYFDAFPGAELFTRYGRAMGAFQDPNVFGPFLMLPLAWLVHGVLVGNLRALPLRLIPILILTLGIFLSFSRAAWGMAALIIAGLALLLFIRNPDPLFRMRITLLAGLAVVFVLLAVVVALQIPSVADLFTARAQLVQDYDNAQFGRFARHWYGMLMSIDHPLGIGPLEFGPIFGEDTHNIWLKAALDYGWIGFISYLTLTMLTLGLGLRILFRERPWQPFLLCAYLVYVAHVAIGNIIDTDHWRHFWLLVGIVWGCAALEARYQRNTG